One region of Mangifera indica cultivar Alphonso chromosome 3, CATAS_Mindica_2.1, whole genome shotgun sequence genomic DNA includes:
- the LOC123210769 gene encoding uncharacterized protein At4g14450, chloroplastic-like, which yields MAEPSRSQTSTQPSRLQRRRPASLQISPVSTWNVAIPLLSPLASSPTSIDLAAEIKSRTDSRQEQRTEGEKLVFKKWQHPAAPFCYEKAPIKPFFSVPA from the coding sequence atggCCGAACCATCCAGAAGCCAAACCAGCACCCAGCCGAGCAGGCTCCAGCGTCGTCGTCCGGCTTCTCTGCAAATCAGTCCAGTGTCCACTTGGAACGTGGCGATTCCGCTCCTATCACCGCTTGCTTCGTCACCGACGTCGATTGACTTGGCCGCTGAGATTAAGTCTCGGACGGATTCACGGCAAGAGCAACGGACAGAAGGTGAGAAGCTGGTGTTCAAGAAGTGGCAGCATCCGGCCGCTCCGTTCTGTTACGAAAAGGCTCCGATTAAACCGTTCTTTTCTGTACCAGCATAG